The segment CCCCCCAGAGCCATTTCCTTCACCTGACACCATTCCATTGGCCGCAGCCCCAGCAGGACCCGGCAGCTTTCCATAGGGATTCATTCCAGCAGCGTCCAAGCCGGAGCCGGCGGTGGTGGGATGCGTGCGGGGTGTGCCCATGAGTCACTGGGGAACACGCCAGCCCCACGCGCTGCCGCCGCACATTCCTCCCTGTTTacctgctccagctcccaggagcctggtcctgctcctcctcagcagcactgagggATGCGGAGACACCGGACAAAGGTGATGGATGCAAGAAGGACCCAGAAGCCATGGGGGGTGCATCGAGcctggggaaggcagcaggcggctgagagagctgggctggggcagcctggacaagagaaggctcctgaaggggagacctgagagcagctccagtgcctaaaggggctgcaggaaacctggagaggggcttgggacaagggcctgtagggacaggccaaggggaatggcttgaacctgcccaaggggagactgagctgagctcttaggcagaagctgttccctgcaagggtgctgaggcgctggcacagggtgcccagagaagctgtggctgccccatccctggcagtgctcaaggccaggttggacacaggggcttggagcagctgctccggtggaaggggtccctgcccgtggcaggggttggagctggaggagctttaaggtcccttccaacccaaaccattccatgatcctatgatGAACCTGGGAATCCTGGTGCCACCTGCATGGTTCAAGCCACGAGGCTGCACAGCCGGGTGGTGATCAGCAGCATTTCTCCTTTGTGCTGGTGGCTGAGGCTGATAACCCACACAAACAGATTAAAGAGCACCTGGGAAGCTGAGTCACAACTTCAGTGGCCCAGGATATTCCCtctgctcagccccatccctggtacaTGAaagctccagggatggaggggagcaGAGCATGGGAATGAGCCCAGTGAGCTCTGCCATGGGGTTACCCTTTGCTCAGTGATGCTGAGTACCCAGCACACTAAGAGCTTTTCCataaaaacaagtattttccCCCAAAGCATCATCACTGCTAAAGAAGATGCCCCTGGAGCAGCGTTagtgggtgctggggaaggggggagcagggctggggccaCGTTAGTCCTGCACTGCTACACCCGGATGAATCCTGCGCTACACCCCAAGGAGCTCTGTGGGAGCCGgctgtattttggaaaacaagcCTGTTTCTGTAGGTGTGTGACTGCACTGACCCACATTCACTAACCCTGGCACCCGCTCCCGGCTCCTCTACTGCCAAAGGATCCTCCCAGCTCCTGGGATCTGTTTAGGGGAGCGGGGCCTGCACCCAtcaccctggctctgctgctgccctgctggccggggctgggggggatgcAGATGCGTTGGGCAGAGGTTTCAACCTCCCCAACATTCCTGACTCCGGGAAGGGTTCAGTGCCGGAGCCTCCGTTCAAAGAGGGTTTTGCAACATTCCCGGCACCGATCCCTCTGCGAACCCTTTGCTGTTCcgaaaggaaaacaaacagagaGCAGCAGACGCCGGCGATGGGAAAACAAGCACCCGGCTCAGCCCCACACCGCAGCTGACCTGCCATGAATGGGGCCGTGGACGCAGCACAGAGCGGGGCTGTGCAGACGGAGCCGTGTTTGCTCAGGGCCGGAGCCATAACCCCTCATCCATCCACACCGAATCCCGAAACAACACGGGCTTCTCAAAGGCTCCTGTGCAGGGGAGGGAGGCCCTGGCTGGCTGGGTGCACACTGAATGACCCCACTGTTTTCTGCTCACGGATTCTGATGAGTCACGAGctatttctgtaaataataaggaaaaaaagagaaaaagaaggaaaaggacttttaatacataaaaaaatgaatataaaaaagGGCCCCGTGAACATTTGTCTTTTGAAGATGGAAAAATTAAAGACTTCCCCCTCCTGTCCCGGAGCAGTGGTGGGAGCATCGAGCTGAGCACGTGCTGTGCCATGGACACATCAATGCGTGTCAGAGCATCCCACTAAGGGTTACAGCCGCATGGACCAGAGACCCCGGAGACATCAGCGGCCCAGGGAGGGGAACAGATCTCAGAGCAAGAATGCTTTGGCCGCATCCTTTCCTGGCCCCTTGTTGTTGCAATTCCTTAATGCTcattaaaaaccaaagcaaaccaaccCCACCAAAAGCATTCCCTGCTTTCATTTGGGCTGTTTAATTGTTTGGAGGCCTCTCCCCAGGGCCTCAGCTTGCAGCAGCAAACCCTGCACCGTGCTTCAGGGGTGGGTGAAAACCCATGGATTTAGGGCAAAGATGGAGAGAAGGGTGGTATCCTTGTGGATACCTCTGGAGGGAAGAGAATGAGAGGGGTGGGGATGAGAAAGAGGATATCATGGTTTTCGAGGTGCATGGAGTTACTCTGCTTCCTGAGGGGAAGGGGTGGCTGATCCCAGTCTCTTCCTCCATCCACATACTGGCTTTGCAATCAAAGCAAGAGACATTCCATGTCTGTagcaaagcagaaagggaaaaagtcCCCAGTTTACAAGTTAAAAGCTCTTTCTCCAAGTGTTAAATCCATCAAAGCCAGATGCTCCCGCAGTGACCGATGGTCACGAGCCCTTGGGGGACATGGGACAAGGCCCCTctgctggctcctgcagccGTGGCTGTGAGGGGCTGGTGGTGGCACGTTCAGTGCTCCCCAGGAAGCTGCTGTGGAGCTGGATGCAGTTCAGGAACCCTGGAAAAGAGCCACTGGAAAAAAGATTAAGGAAGTTTggctgggctggagcagagcagggaaaggggctggagcagagcagggaaaggggctggagcagagcagggaaaggggctggagcagagcagggaaaggggctggagcagagcagggaacggggctgcagcagagcagggaaaggggctgcagcagcttgtTCATATTGGCAGGGGCTGGATGCAGATGGGAGGCAGCCAATTCAGAGCTGAAAtgtgctcctgccccatccccatccctgtcccctttgctgcagctctggccCGGACTTGGAGTGAGGATGTCCAGGAAAAGAACATGAAGCAACAGCCAGAAGTTCCTGATGGCAAAGCCTCCGTGCCCCTGGAAACCCATTACCTGAGGGATGTGCCAAACCCTCACGTTTTTAAGGGGCAGATGTCAAGGTTGCAAACCTGGCCCTGCTTCTGGAGCCTCCATGAGTGCTTCCTAATGGATACCCAATGTCCCGGCCATTGGTGCTGGAAAGAGTAGGTACAGGGACCTACATTGCCCTAGAGCACAGCAAGTCActtctctcccctccagcaCCAGGCTGACCATCGCTGTCCCACAGCTCAAGAGCCTGCAAGGATGAGAAAGGCTGGGATTTCTTGATGTCAATGATGagaacagagcaggcagcacagcagcatgataggtaatttattttattgcattttataaTGCCATTGTCCATACAGATTACATGCAGCTATTCCTACTGTACAAGGGTTTACCGTCTGCCAACGCAGACACACGGAGGTTCGGAGTACAAATACACAGCAATGCTCGATCCTTTATACAGCACAGGGGACgtggcaggagggaaggggtcTGGTCACTTTATACACAtcctcccccccaccttccTCCAGCCCCTGTGGACCTGTCCcacctccccagcatcacctcccACCCAGGCCAAAGGGGATGGAGAAACAAAGTGGAGGGGGGGGAATAAAGGATGAGGTTGTGGCCTGGGTGAGCCCCTGGCTTGGGCCTGTCCCCACCTTCCCCAATGCTTCCAGGACAAAAACCTAGATCCAGGGAGACCCTCTGGGGCGTGAGGCtgtaaacaaagcaaagaaacccTTTGGTTTGATGCAGgttgggctgctgctgccccctggcctcaccagcagctccccagTGCTACCAGCACCCCTTCCCTTTGAGCACTGGTTTCTGacatcccccccacccccagctctATCTATTCTAGCTATTGGGGGTGAGGAATAAAAATCattgagggaagaaaaaaaacaaaaaccatggAAAAATGAGGAATTCCTTCAGTGGGAGATACCAGGAAGATGCCTTTACTTACAGAGAGGTGGCCACACGGTCCCTTGGCAGAACTGCCCCAGAGTGGGAAAAACCaggaaatcaaaccaaaaatacccagaggaaacaaaaagagcaGATTTGGTGCTGGTAGGTTTGAccagtatatatatatctcagtatatacagacacacagcTCTGCCACATGATGCGTTTGGTCCAtaccttccttcccccccatccctgccttgGTGTGAGTTTGAGGTAAGCCACATAGAATGAGTTCAAATCCAAACCAGCAAAGAGCCACCCAGCAGGGTGAGGGGGTACAGGGGGATGGTACCAGCAGTTGATGGGACCCATGGAACAGCCAGGCTGGGTGTAAGAGGATGAATGAAATTCACCCCCGAGCATCAAACCCGTGCGCATCACCCACTGCAATTCCCATCTCAGCAACAGGGGGGAAGAGGCATCAATGGAGCCATAGGATTTCCCAAACCTGGGCAtgtgtttgaagaaaaaaaactcctttacatttatatatttatttatatatatatataatatatatatagtgcTCTTGGGAGCCAGGGTGGCAGCTAAGGACCTATTGGAATACGTGGTGAGGAGGGGATGGTGCCAGGTTATCcttgcagagctggggctgtggcttAGACCAGTTTGCATCTGGAGGTCCTGggcagggttttggggtgtCTGTACCTCTGGAAACACTTAAACCTAGAAATCCCCCCCTGAGCAGGAGCTGCCGGTGCCGGGTGTGCTCCATGCCAGGACCACCTTTGGGTTTTGCTGCCCCAGTGCAGAAACCTGGGGTCTGCAGAGCTTATTGGCATTAAATCTGAAGGTGAAGGGAAAGGACTCAGAAGAGCCAATGAAGGGGAGCAGCTCCTGAACCCCCGTGtcctgagggtgctgaggcgctggcacagggtgcccagagcagctgtggctgccccatccctggcagtgctcaaggctgggctggatggggcttggagcagctgctccagtggaaggggtccctgcagcacccaccacCCAGTACCTGCAGCATCAGCCATGCTGCAAAGCCCATTGCATGGAGAGGACAAAGTGCCCCATGCAAGGCCAGGGACATTGGGGTGTCCTAGAGCAGCATGAGGGGTGACACCGGGCACTGGCACAGCCCTAAGATGCACAATAGCCCCCATTAGGGAGATGCAAATCAAACCCCAAAAGCCTGGATGGAAGCAGGGATGTCCTGCCGAGGGTGAGCATGGACATGGAGTGGGAGGCTTCATCCCAACACCCAGGCTGGGCATCCTACCCCCTCCTTGGTATGAGGAGAGCAGCAAGGTTGTGCTGCCGCCTCCCTCTGCAGCTGTAAACGTGGGGAGAAAACAATAACTTAAGATCAAGACTGGTTTGAACAAAATCCCATTAAAAACATGATGGATAAAGGTCCTTTTGGGGCTGCAAGAAAGGGGGTTTGGCTCCTGCCCCCAGCCCGGGCAGGGTCTTTGGTGTCCAGTGGAGGGAGGATGAAGCCAGGGGAGGCCGGGGAAAAGGGGAGAATCCCATCGGCCTGGAGCACAAACCTCCTCAGAGCAGTGTTGTGGCAGCAGcgaggcaggagggagcaggaaaCACGGGTCGAGTGGAGACACCTAGCGAAGGCCAGTACGGAATGGCATGGAACAAACTGGAATGGCTCAGAACAGCCGGAGCACccgtgtgtggggctgggaagggcAGGATTTGCTGGCTTTGCTGGGGTTTAATTCCCATTACAGCCTCATCGGGATGTGTCCCCCCCACCAACCCAGCTCCTCGAGGATCTCAGCATCCCCTGGACCAGTACCTGGGTGGCTCAGGGCAACCCAGCCTCACCCACGGGTGCAGAGGGTACAGAGGAtgcaagaagcagcaaagaggaTGCTCTGAGGTGCGGGCTTGCACAGAGGACATGTGGCACAGAGCTGAGATCCCCTGGAGGATGTCACAGGGACAAACAAGTACCCCCCAGACCAAAGCTGCGTGTGGCATTTTCAATCCAAACCAGAGCTcccagggtgctgctgctgccaggagcccAGCACAGTCAACCCAGGGTGCTGGGAGCATGGAGCAGTGCTCTGGGTCACACTGGGAGAGCTCCACGTCCATCACAGCAGACCCCGCTGCGTACCAGTACAGCCAGTGCCAGCCTGGccatggaggaggagaggaggagcccAGCGCTGGGTACCCGCATCACCACCACCGAAAGaaagagcagggagaagaggggTGTTTGGTTGCGTTGTTCTCgttattattaatatttcttttctttttggcatTAATACCATCTGTTCACCTGAACTATGGACCTTCTGTCCTCTAGAAATCTTTTGGTATCTTCCCATCTGGACGCACACAAAAGGATAACGAAAGGACAAGATGAAAGTGGGAGTCCTGGAGGCAgcaggctcagctcagcagccaCGGCCAGCACTGATTTGGCTTTGCCACCAGCAGGATGGCCAAGCTGCAGCCTTGGAGACCCTGCCCTGGCTTTGGAGCAGGGATTGGGCACACAGGGTTCAGGAGCTTCCCCTGAAGCCAAAGTTGGGCCACTGGGAGGGGTGTAACCTGCTGCAGATGACAACGAGAAGGAAGCAGATGTGTCCTCACTGCCAGCACTGGTGGTTGGTTGAGGACGTTCATTACTGCTGGTGCCACCAGCTCCCCACCACCGTGGACCAGGGGCTGGGTGGTTTAAGGACCTGCTGGAGGTGGCAAGGCCAAGGGGACACAGTCCCACTAAAGCACCAGTCCTCATCCTTGCCCAGCCGAGACAACGGTGCCAGCCTCGCATCCAGACCATGGCAGAGGACTTGCCTCCTGTTTCCGCTGTTTCTTCCCCCAAAGCTGGGTGGGGGCAGCACATGGGCAGGGTCCACAGTCCCTGCTAGTGCAAACCCCACTGGGTGATGGAGAGATGACAGCGGGTTCCTGCCATCACCTTCCCTTGCCAGGGTGGTCACTGGTGGAAGCTGGAGCACCGCAGGGAAGAGGGGACGGAGCTGCCTTCCCTGCGCCCACCGTgcacagggaaggaaggagggaccATTTCGGACAGAAACAACCTACCATCCTCGTTCACCACTCACTAACCAAGGGAGGAGGGGACAAAAAGTCCAGCTCTTGGGTTTTCGCTTCTCATGTCGCAGGATGTCCCCCACGGCAGGGGTCAGTCAGTCACCGGGTGCAGCGCGGGGCAGTGGGGAGCGTGAGGGATGCGCCGTCAGCAACAGGTCGTTGCACCAAGGAAACCCTTTTGCTTTGTGGAAGTGCCTTTAAAAACCAGGTTAACGCCGAAGGTCACCTTGGGGAGGTGGGAGCCGTCGCTTGGTCTCCGGCCGGGATGGTGGGAAGGGTTTGCCCCTcggtggggaggaggaaggggtcCTTAGGACAAGTCTTCCACCGGCAGCTCCTCCTCCAGGTCCCTGTCGTCGGGAATCGTCACATTCTGGTTGGTGGTGGCCATCAGGGAGACGGGTCTGCTGTCGTCCTCTGCCTCGGCTGGTTCCTCCTTCACGTGCACAGGatggctgcagggagggaagcCTTCAGCCTCAGGGAGCTGATCCCCCTTGGTCCGCATCCCCTTGGTCCAATCATCACCTCCCCTGGGGGACAAGAGCCACAGGGGGCAACAAGCAGCTCCCGGTGCCCCATTTACCATCCCTCCTTAGCCCCAAGGCCTCCCAGGGGCACCCACCAACAGCATCCCCCCATGCCCTGGCCGGGCTGACCTGTACTGCTGCGGGGACAGGCGGGGGCTGTTGCTGCCGTTGCTGTTGACCTGCTCCACGGTGCTGCTCACGTCATCGTGGCCCACGTGCAGCATTCCGCTGGCCGAGCTCGTGTTGATCAtggtggggctgttcagcagtGGGAAGCTGCTCTCTGCCAGCGCAGCCTGCAACACAGAGCGGCATCGGCTCAGCTACAAAGGCTACGAGGCCACATGGGGCTGCAGAGTGAGGGTTGAGTCCCCCTGAGCCTCTGCCAGGGACAGGATTGGGTCCTTACCTGGTAACTTGCATTAAGTGCTCCGTAACCGAGTCCTGAAATCATGTTCTTGACTAAAGTCGGACtcctgcaggaagagaaagcagaaggatgcagggatgagctCCAGGATGGGCAGAGGGGGAAGGTGTGAGTGTGGCTCCTGGGCTGTATCCCATGGGAAAGGACCCACCCTGTCATCTTTGGTGGCCTTCGCTTTTGGTACTCGTGCTCATCGACGGTCCACACGGCTCCCTTGACGTTCTCCACACGCACGAAGCACTTGTGCAGGCTCAGGTTGTGGCGGACAGCgttctgcaggcagagcaggcaggagagctCAGCGGCACAGCCCTCACCCCTCCTCTTCAtcaccatcctcctcctcacccagcCCCTGCTGCTCCCCGTGTCCCTGGgctgtgctgtctgcagccCAATGCTCTGTAGAGTCACAGAGGGACATGGCCAATGCTCACCCCATCAGCAGCAAGGGGGTGGGAGCCGAGCCCCCAAACCACACGTGGGACACAGCCCTGGCCAGATGCTGAGGAAGACGCAGTGTGGGACAAGGGATGAGCGGCACCAGCAAGGACCCAGGGGCAGAGCCGCCCTCTCCACCGCAGCTCCCTCAGTGATGCGAAGCAAAACCAGttaatcttttccttccttttttctccccccaccctcccttTTTggtcctttccttccctttcttctttacATCGCCCATCTTTACATttctaaatgtaaaataaagagACGCACACGTAGGCAGACAGCGCAGCCCCGAGAGATACCagctcccttttccccttccagctccctgccatttGCTACTGCCCCTATTTCATTACCAATTTTAATTTGCCTCTAATTAAATCCTGTGTATTTTTCCGACTCACTTGCTAATCCAtgagggaggcaggaggctggagtGGAATCTCTCCGAGCTATAATTACAAAGGGCCTAATCACGCCGGGGCTCTGCCTTTGAATAAATTTCCTTGCATTAAGGTTCTCGGATTCTCTGCCTTGCAAATGAGAATGACCCCAATTTCAGGAAGTTGGCCTCCGAGGgggttttttctatttctttctttttttttattccgAGTCCTGATTCGTGATGAGAGACTAATTCGTTCCGCTAAAACATTAACAGCAATTGAAAAGGTCGAACGGGGGCTGGATAAACAAAGGAGCTGGCCAACACAACAAGGCGAAAGGAGACACAAGGACTGAGCCCCCATCCCAAGCCCTGGCGTTGGAAGTGTTGGAGTTCCCAGAAAGTCATCGCATTGAACCATCACCCCTTCTCCTTTCTGATTTAaggacaaaagcaaacaaagctgGGCTCCTTCCCTCgtcatccatccctccatccatccatccatccatccatccatccatccatccatccctccatccatcctctAGCCACTGCCCTGTGCTTGCTGCCCCAGTGTCCCTGGCTGTGCCATAGTGCCTGGTGCTGCCACAACAGCCCCAGTTGCACAGGAGCAGGGCTGCGAAGGCTCCTGGCTGCTCTCACCATTTGGCACCTCATTTGGCACCATTGGCTCCTCTCACCATTTGGCAGAGCCAGCCTGAAGGAGAGCTCTGCAAGCAGCCCCCTGGCTCGTTCCTGGGGAAGGAGATTCAGGTGCATCTGTACTGTTTGACGGGATCTTTTGGGATAACTGGAAACCCCTGGGTCACACCAGGAACACGCCAGCCCAGCTCCTCGGGTGATGCTCAGTGTGTGTAGAGCCTGGTGCCATTACCCAGAGGTATACGCTCCATCTGGGACATGGGACTGAGGCATCCCTGGTCCCTGAACCCCACACTGGCATCACCCATTGAGGAGGGTCTGGCTTCTCTCAATGAGGATGAGCCAGGCCCCAATTcaatccctgcatcccatgCCTGGGGGTCTAAAGCCCAACCAGGGCTGGGTCCTGTTGCTGCCCTTGAACCCCTGTCCCCTGCTGAGCAAACACAGGAATTCCTCCCGGATCCTGCCcatgctcctcttcctccttcctgtgcACACAGGGGACTCCTCGTCCAAACAAAGCCCTGATTATAGGCAAAAAGCATGGCAAAAGCTGAAACCTTTCCTGCACATGGAGGTACAACGTCCCCCTGTCCCCCACAGGACATCCCCTGCTTGGGGCATTGGTGGGTATGTGCTTGCAAAGGCAAAAGTGGAGAGATCAATCCTGGCACTGGGCAGGATGTGACTGAGCCTCACCAGAGCCAGGGATGCCCCATCTGTGGTGCTGCGTGTGAGGCAGGGACCTGATCCCAGGACATGGAAGAGATGCTGGGTGAGATCCCCAACACAGGAATCCTCCCGTGCCTCATCCTAACGTGGCTTTTGTATGTTGACAGAGTATTTGTTCAGTGCCAGACCTGGCTGCTCTGTTTGCTTCTCATCTGTCTTTGCTAATGATGTTTGCTCAacacccccagccctgctccctgtgctgtgctgggggtcTCCATGGTGGGGATGGGGTACCCAgcacccctgccccatcccaggggaAGCTATAGAGACAAGGAAGAAGTCACAGCAGGAATGGTGGTTCTCCAAAGAGtggaaatactgtatttttcctcctccttcagaaGGTGCCTGGCCTTGGATACTGAGGGTGGTGAAGGGAAGCATCCACCTGCAGCTCTTTTTAAtccccttctggtcatggagCAGGTAAAGAGTAGCAACAAGAGAACTACAAGGGCTGGGGGATGCCCTTCTCTAAGACATCAGTTCTGCCCTTGGGGAACAAGGGGTGTGGGGAGCCCCAAAgccaaaaaagccccaaatatttattcctttcagCCAATAAGAGAGCagcaaaaaggcattttcagcTGCCACTATCTCACTGcacagatggggaaactgaggcagggagcaggtcaaagtgctgccatgggcagccccTGCTTTGTActggatgctgaggcactggagctgctctgggctccctgtcccagtgctccccatcaGCTCCCAACcctgggggtgtccccatgATCTGAGGCCAGGGATGTGCCCAGGGATGCGCTGCTGGCCTGCAGTACTGCACCAGTGCAGTGAGGGGAACTCCAGTGATGCCAGGCCATGGCCAGCACCAAGAACGACCCTGGCACCTCTGACCaccctgctccttcccaccGCTACCCTTGGGATGCTCAGGATGGACCACGCTGAAGCCAGGGGCCACCCAAAGCACTTTGGAGCCAAAGCAGCTGATATTCACCCAAAGTTTGCTGTGAGAAGCaaaccctgctgcaggcagctccgGACACACGGGGCTCCAGAAGAACTCATTCCTCCTTAACCCTTTTCAAAAAGGCTCCATCTCTCGCTTGCACCTCACTTGTTCTGATTTCACTCAGGGTTGGTTTCCTCTGCCCCTTCTTGCAGGAAGAAGCTGTGGCTCAGTAAATACAGGCAGCAGGAAACAACAAATGAATCTCCTCTGTTAGGGCAGTACCTGCTCCTTCTCACCACCCCCTGCTCTTGGAGATGTGTTTTCTCAGTCCTTGATTTCTACATACCCAAGGggtgagcagctcctgcacccaCAAGCTGCCCCTCGCAGATTGCCCTCACCTGGCTGTGGCACATCCTCCTCTCAGCACACCATCCGCTTGGATCATCACCAACCTCAGCTGGTATTCCCAGTGTCTCCCTCTTTTCTCTGCCCttctcctggtgctgcagttGGTGACTGCTCCAACCTGGATTCCTACACTACTTTGCTGTATCCTACTGCATGGACAATGTGCTCCCAGACAAGGGGGATGCATTTTGGAGAGGAAAACTGTGGGGTTTACCCACAGAATCACCAACTGTGCAATGAACTGATCCATTACCACAGGTGCTCACGTAAGCATCTCCTGCAGCCCCAAAGGATGGGGTGagcccagggctgctctcacCTTCCAGGTAGCCGTGTTCCTCCGGAAGTAGGCAAACATCCGTGTGAACCAGTTATAGATTTCGTTCAACGTTAGCTGCCTGTCGGGGGTCTCCAGGATGGCCTGGGAAGccagaggggggaaaagagcATCACTCACATGGCCTCAGTGACGCATCACCCATCATGGTGAGGCATGAGGGGGTTCAGCAGGCACTGGGGGCTCTCCAGGCCCCAGAAAGGGGGAAAGCATCACCTGAGGCTCCTGCAGGCAGGTTTGGGGATGCAGAGGGAACCCCAGAGCCACTCACCTGCCGGATGAGCGAGGCATACGTGAAGGGTGGCCGGACATCAGCGTTCTTGTAGAACTCGTGGTTCTGTGCAAGTTCTGCAGGGGGAACAAGGAACAGGGGGTGAAGGCACTTTGGGACCTGGGGGCTGTGTGATGGAGGGGGCTGGGCTGCACCCCAGAGCTCACCTGAAGATATTGGGGTGCAGAACTTCTCCGAGTTTCTCCTGCGGATGGGCCCCACGTTGTGTAAAGTGGAAGAGCTGATGACGGAGGGGCCCTGCCGCAGTGGGGTGATGGGCGCCGTGGCGGAGGTGGGGGGATGAGGTAAGCCATCAGGGAACGTGTCGGAAGTGCTCTTGGAGA is part of the Melopsittacus undulatus isolate bMelUnd1 chromosome 16, bMelUnd1.mat.Z, whole genome shotgun sequence genome and harbors:
- the FOXP4 gene encoding forkhead box protein P4, translating into MAAGTSGCAIPCEAPAAGLEITGFDSSLLSRQPLGNKQLAFQQQLLQMQQLQQQHLLNLQRQGLVSLPPGQGSVPLQTLPQAVCPSDLQQLWKEVTAAQPVEDSIKQEGLDLTTNTSNSTSFSAAKVSPPISHHPLPNGQSTMHTPRRDSSSHEETPGSHPLYGHGECKWPGCETLCEDLGQFVKHLNTEHALDDRSTAQCRVQMQVVQQLEIQLAKESERLQAMMAHLHMRPSEPKPFSQPLNLVSSATLSKSTSDTFPDGLPHPPTSATAPITPLRQGPSVISSSTLHNVGPIRRRNSEKFCTPISSELAQNHEFYKNADVRPPFTYASLIRQAILETPDRQLTLNEIYNWFTRMFAYFRRNTATWKNAVRHNLSLHKCFVRVENVKGAVWTVDEHEYQKRRPPKMTGSPTLVKNMISGLGYGALNASYQAALAESSFPLLNSPTMINTSSASGMLHVGHDDVSSTVEQVNSNGSNSPRLSPQQYSHPVHVKEEPAEAEDDSRPVSLMATTNQNVTIPDDRDLEEELPVEDLS